CCTCAGAAACACagctttatttatgtgtttgtgtgtgtgtctatatatatatatgaaatgtatTACTTAGTGTGTGAATTTGGAAACCaggaatgaaacaaaaaagaaacttgACTAGTTAAGAGAGCACAAAAATTCAGTGGGTGGGGCTTACAGAAGAGGTGGAGACATCGATTCCCAGAAAGGAGCTCCTCTGTGGGCAGATGCTCGTAGCACCCATCAGTGTCTGCATAGTTCCTCCTAGGCCACAGCAGTCAAACTGTGGACAGACACAAAGTCAGGCTtttgacctgtgtgtgtgtgtgtgtgtgtgtgtgtgtgtgtgtgtgtgtgtgtgtgtgtgtgagagagagagagagagagagagagagagagagagagagagagagagagaagagagggtggtggtgtgtggtgtgtgtgtgtggtgtgtgtgtgttgtggtgtgtgtgtgtgtggtgtgtggtgtgtgcaaagagagagagagagaggagagagagagtgtgtgtgtgtgtgtgtgtgtgtgttggtgtgtgtgtgtgttgtgtgtttgtgtgtgtgtggtgtgagagagagcgagaagaggagagtgtgcgcgtgtgtgtggtgtgtgagatgagagagagagagaagagagagagaggagtgtgtgtgtgtgtgttgtgttgtgtgtgtgtgtgtgtgtggttgtgtgtgtggtgtgtgtgtgaaaagagagcgagagcagagagagcgagagtgtagtgtgtgggtgtgtgtggtgtgtttgtgtgtgtgtggtgtgtttgtgtgtgtgtgtgttgtgtgtgtgaccgagcgcgcgcgcgacgtgtgtgtgtgtgtgtgtgtgtgtgtgtgtgtgtgtgtgtgtgtgtgtgtgtgtgtgtgtgtgtgtgtttggggcaCGTACAGCATTGTGGAACAGTTTGAGCATAAAAGCTCGGATCACGTCTCCTGTAACCAAGTACTGCGTATAGATGGTGGCGTAAAACTCTGCAACATGGTTTGAgaactaaaagaaaaagaaaagactttTAAACTCCAGCTAAACGAAAGCAGTTGTAATGATATAACAGTGATGTTCACTTACCTCTTTGTTTTTAACAAAGGCCACGCCCCCTCCGATGGCGGCCGCTGCTGCGAGTATGAACAGCAGAGAGCAGTACTGCAGAGAAAATAACATCAGGATCGCTGTACACTATAATGGTGATTATTCTGAAGAACAGCGACACCATGATGTCACCAAAACAACACCAGAATAAAAGTGTTCAGCAGGAGACTTCATCTGAACGGGAATTCACAGTTGAGATAATGTTATCTATGTTTATGTCCTTTTTAGATGGATTCAGTCCAACACACGGGTTAGGGAAAGTCAGTACTGCTGACTTCTACAAGTCTCATGTAAGATTTTGTCTTCTATAAACGGAGCGGTAGAATAATATTTCCCACTCAGATTTCCACTCTCaggttttcttatttaaaacaaaacaaagctacACAATTCATCTGTGTGATAAAATCTAAACTTACTGtttatttcctgtgtgtgtgtgtgtgtgtgtgtgtgtgtgtgtgtgtgtgtgtgtgtgtgtgtgtgtgtgtgtgtgtgtgtgtgtgtctcaccacaGTGAGTGAGGATTTATTCTCAGTACAGGAGCCGTAATCTCCAATCACAGAAGTTATAAGAATTACAGCACCAATCGCCATGCACAGTCCgaccactgagagagagagagagagagagagagagagagagagagagagagagagagagagagagagagatgacaaaaaacaaagggttcaataaataaatggatggatagactcATAAACACTCCTTCTTTAAAGTTTTCATTAATGTGCCTTTCTATTTCAATCATTTTTACAAACATTCAGCATTGAGCAGAAATTGAACATGGaaacttactgaagatgaagtgGTTGCTTTTTAATTGCTCGGGTAAGTCAGCACTGAAGCGAAGATACAATCCACCTAATAATAAACTTAAACCCAacaactgagagagagaagagagagagagagagagagagagagagagagagagagagagagagagagagagagagagattgttacACTGTTGAACACTGAAACCTGATTCATTATTGTTagtatgaatattaatgagcttCTTACGATGAAGAGGATGTTGAACAGGatgatgatccatttgcagaTCTGCCCACATCCTCCTAATGCCATGTTGACTACAGCTGCCTTGATACACTTAGACAACTAAAGGGACACAGTGTgagatattaaaatattaataattatcattaattCAAAGGAAAAACTGAGTATTTTTTCTCATGATAGTCCACAGTATTACTTTTGAATCTGTATTGAGTTTCTTTTACATGAAGAAAACTGTTGACTGTCTCACACTGACAGAGAAAACTTCCTGTATCCTGTCTGATCTCATTCTATATCAGATCTGAAGGTTCCTGAACCTTAATGATGAAGAACTCTATGGTTCAATTTCTGGAGTGTACTTTACCAAGGTGTTTTGTAGGAATCACTTTCACcttgtgaaaatgtaaaagtcTCTCCATTATATCAATCTATAAACCTtagtaattaattataaatgctAGGCTGGTCATGCAATATGAAATCTGTGATGCCTATTTTAGTGAAATATGATTCACTGTTGGGGCAGGAAACAGATCCAGAAAACCAGGAACTGAAAACTCATAGATTCagagttttataaaaaaaaaaaaattaaataaataaaatcctgatTCAGTGCTGTAACACTTAAAACTCTGGAAGTGTTAAGAGTTTGTCATGAAGATGAAACTTTAAGGTGtggtataaaaaaaactctgagcCCAATCCCCACATTTACCCTGCTGGCCCAATCTAGTATGAAAGAGAAActaaagaaaagacagagatCATCAGACCGGATGGTGCAGGGTAACAGCAGGGTTTATAGAAGAGCAGCAGGTCCGACACCACAAGATGAGGCACAAAATCATACACCGTTTATCCATTCTCCTTATCAAGCACTCTGCCCCTTTTAGTCGTTTCAGAATGTTTTCACCACATTTTCCTCCCGGACAGTTGGGAGTTTTCCAGACACTATTATCTCTCATTCTTCTAGAACAATGTTACAATTATAATTAAACCACAAGCATATGAGATAAAATAAGGAGTGTCATTGGTTCCCACCCTTCCGGATTTTTCCAATACTTGCATCTGGTACACAACCGATTAGGTTTAACGTGGTTGAGTCAATTTCTCTGCACTTTTAATTTAACCAATCCGTTATTTCTaggattaaaggtggggtctccgttgtgtgagaaatgcttcagaaaactgcgttgggccaccaaacaaaacaaaaacaaaactaacatgtagccaatgagtagAAAGGGGCgcgtcttgtcgatatgggcggagagagtgttcggtgcgcatgtgtgacgttagcagaaagcggttttaatatcgacatggaggataaaaacaaacaaacaaagaaagaaagaaagaaagaaagaaagaaagaaagaaagaaagaaagaaagaaagaaagaaagaaagaaagagaagaaagacttacgataaggacaagaagtaggacgtgttaatataggatcagctttccagcactggagagaactgaacgtcttccacgtgaaacagagataaacctttcatggtacaacacacagtactgcctttctacaaaaacacatttgtattaccatagtattactcattgagttcatttatatCAAAACAGATCAACAGATCAACAGATGGGTATTAacaaatcattatttatatcagctatcaaaacaggggtgactttcaaacaacggagaccccacctttaatgttcattttagtgtattttgttttatcgAATTATGATTTGAATTTGAAACATCACCCTTTGGTGTCTGAATCTACCTCATGttgttttctcatttatttcacaCGTCCAGTTGCAGCTGAGGCCATAAATTTACTGAGATAAGCCAAAAAATACACTATAAAGGGTTTCTACAAATACGTCTTTCCTGTCAGAATGAGCTCCCGTTAGCATTTTTATAGTAGGTATTTGAAGCTAGCTCTTTTATCTTAGCAGAACATTATGGCTTTAGAAACACAGATGaacaacactgacattaacGCGTAATACTTCTGCAGCATGCTTTTTATTGTAGATCTATAGATCCTTTGTTTCTAAACAGCATTTTGTACCTTTTGTGTAAGTTCACCTGAGAAAGCGAATGAAGTGCAGCCTCAAAACATACAGTAACCTTTCTAGAGAAAATGTTGTTTCAAAATGAGTCAGAGTGAACATGCAAGTTGTATCCTGCCTTCTTTTCATATATAACGACAGCATGCACAGACATTATCACAGTGTGGCTTTGGGCTTCTGCTGTACGTACTTCCTCTTCTGAGAAACAGGAAAAACGTTTGTCTCTGAAGAAACACCTAGcagtaaataaaagatgaggaAATGTCTGTTTTCTCATCTGTTCTTACAAAAGATTTCTGTTTTCTAGATTCTAGATCAATTCTATATTCgtcatttctataaatatttaattataaacgCACTCAATCTGTCACATTTTGTGGTTCTGAGAGACTTCATGTCTAACGTTAATAAACCTTCCTACAACATTGATATAACATTTTCAGGTGCAGTAATGTTCACGTTACCAAATCTTTCTTATTCCATATTAACTTTATCtccatctcatttttttatctTGGATTTCTATCGTAAAATTAAATACTGTTTAGTTTTGTAGAAAAGGAAGACAGCCCTGATCACTGGTCGTTGTTCTTCTATTATTTGGTGATGTTTTATTTGATGATATTATTTAGTGATACTTTATTTGATTTGGTGATATTATTTGgtgatattttatttgatttggtgatatttttatttgatattttatttgatcCCACACTAATACTGCTTTCATCTTGTAAATAAAATTCTAATGAATTTTAATTCGAATTCTAATAAATTCTATGAGCATCTATTCCAATAAAAGTGAGttgttctcttctcttcttcatgTAACACGTTCTCCTATGCAGGTGATCTCTATACGGAGGATATTTTCGTCAAACAGTGACGTcatctggaatttttttttagctcattttGAGCAGGAACTGGAGACTTTCCCGTTAAAATGTAATCCATATGTTGTAACCGTGGTGCTTGTCTACTGTTTGGTTTTTAATGGCTCTGTTCATCTTTATCGTGCTTCCTTCACCACCGCGGTGATGAGACGCGTCCCAAACTGCGTCAGCTTTACCGACAGACCTACACGCACCGCGCGCCATAACGGGGTTGTTTCTCCTGACGCGTGAGACTCAAGGCTTTGGGAACAACGTCGTGTTTTTAACATGCGGttatttgcacattttagaTTTTAACCTCATTATTCGTAAGGATAAGGTCTGAAAACAGCGCATTGCgtttgatatattttttgtttgttatatcATAATAACCAAGACACTATTAAACAGACGACCACGCGCGCGTgcgggaagggggggggggtagagaagggaagagagagaaagagagaaggggggagagagacaaagagaaagaaaggggagAGAGATAGGGGAGAGAAAGactaaagagacagagagagtgaagggggagagagagacagagataagggggtagagagagagagagacaaagagagagagagacaaagagagagacagagagaaggggggagaaagacagagataagggggggggagagacaaagagagagagagagacagagagaaggggggagagagagacagagaaaaggagacagagggagagagagacagaaagagacattTTCTCTATAAACTGGAGTAAGTCGTGCATTCTCTTATACTTACCGAACTGATGGGTATTAACTTTCCTTTCTCTGctgacagaaagtgtgtgtgtgtgtgtatctccctgtgtgtgtgtatctccctgtgtgtgtctgtgtctctgtgtgtgtgtgtctccgtgtgtgtctgtgtctctgtgtggctTTTTCTCTGCTGGTTCTTTTCTGTAGCTGCAGTCTGTGATCCTTTCTGTTATGAAGcaacaaactctctctctctctctctctctctctctctctctctctctctctctctctctctctctctctctctctctctagtatTACCCAATACCAAGCgttgtgggtgagtgtgtgcattTCAGTGGAAACCGAAAGTTACTGACGAAACGAAAGTCGGATGTGAATAGTTTTCCCAATGAGTCAATGGAGGCCATTCATTTAGAAGATTAAAATCCATTTATTCCTAAGTATTTTATACTATTTCAGCTTGTCTTTTACCTCAGAGTATGTGAGTGGCCGCAATTTCCTCTTGCGCTCAAAGAGATCAATAATCTCagggccccagtttgagaaccactagccctagactacatgtcctgagcgggtgttgtcagtgacccagGGCCctctggcaccatctcagggccccagtttgagaaccactggccctagactacatgtcctgagcaggtgttgtcagtgaccaggctgtaaaactgttgactaagttacagacactgatgacaaactcctgctgatgatctgggaaacgtctctaacagcagccacaatgtcattgtttgtgttaaacacgttgtgaatgagttgtaacattaaacaggagatcatgacttactctgtgctcaaagtgatgctcgcagctccagggcTTTTCTCTGCGGGGGAACGAGGACGATGATGAACAGTTCCAggacctgctttttttttattggttgttgtgttaaatcttacccagatacaatagtgctattttctgattggctgttgtgtagcctcttgttttgattggctgataagtgtcaggctcgattaagagctccaggggagacacgctcggttcctgcccgtttccatagacacagcggtgcggactgatacattttgggtgctgaggcttattaaatatgataaatagtcaaaatgtttttctgtgtgagaaatacgatgtgtgacgagagagcgtgagaaaagaccgacatgaggaCCATGTGATCAGCTGTGGTGACCCCTGGAACAGGACGAGACACTTTACTGTAACAGTAACATTAGCCCAAGCTAATAAATGATCGTTTAGCTTAACTTTGCAAGAGAAAATGCCGTATgatattacattaaataaatcacatttaataaaatacaaaaaatttaatttaattaaaattacattaaataaaattctctgaactatctcaggcgtcatcgggcatcgaggcaggatacaccctggacggagtgccaacccatcacagggcacacacactctctcattcactcacacacactcacacactacggacaattttccagagatgccaatcaacctaccatgcatgtctttggactgggggaggaaaccggagtacccggaggaaacccccgaggcacggaaaaacatgcaaactccacacacacaaggcggaggcgggaatcgaacccccgaccctggaggtgtgaggcgaatgtgctaaccactaagccaccgtgcccacgaTTAGATTAGAATGGTGTAATTTTGACCTATAATatgtagagagacagagatgtaaTATGTGGGTAAAACACTGACATGTGCCttttaacctttaacctttatTCTCCTCTCAGCACTCACAGTCTCCTTCACTGATGTTACATTTTtagatatattaatattttgtttacctCTTTTTGGTCAGTGGTGTTAAACTGTCTTTGGTCAGTGGTGTTAAACTGACCAAACGTGTGGATTTGGTCATGTTGTGACGCTGATGCATTGTGGGCCGGTAACGTGTGTTGTGCTGGTAATGGAGCgagaaaacccccaaaaaatcTGCTCACATACTCTAAAGGTTACAAATGTTccactgtgtgtcagtgtgtgtgtgtgtgtgtgtgtgtgtgtgtgtgtgtgtgtgtgtgtgtgtgtgtgtgtgtgtgtgtgtgtttactgtcatAGTCCTTGTGGTAGGATGGTATTTATTCCTTATTTgtgtctataataataataataataataataataataataataataataataataataataataataatggttaaaataataataataataataataataataataataataataataataataatggttaaaataataataataataataataataataataataataataataataataataataaagacaattttataaaaaacataaacttTAATGAATTCTACCCCAGATAATTCCAgataatcacatttattttgatCGGTGTAGAGATTCAGTGGAGATAAAAGAATATTCTCACTACAGTATTTATATCACATCCATATGCAGGATGACAAAACTGACATAACAAGGACACAATAAGGAAGACATAACATTCATTATTATGGGTGTGGCAGAGGGGTGGAgtggggaataataataataataataataataataataataataataataataataataataaaatacaaattcatATGTATACATCAGTAATAGACTCTTTAATCAGAGATGAAGGTGTCTGTTCAGTAGGGGCGGAGTCAAAGGCAGAAGATAAGAGACAGGATTTAAATAATGCCATATTTGGCAAGATCGCTGAGCTCCATGTCACCGAAGGCCTCCCAGGGACACACGACTGTGAAATCTGAGCGAGGTGTAAAAATGGGAAACAAAAGAgatgaattttaaaaagatggatggagaaaagggagagaaagagaaaaggggaGGATACATTTAAAAGGGGAAATAAATTAATTGGCCAAATGAAAGGTGAAGGGACGAAAGTtcataaaatgaacaaaacaaacaaaagataaaattaaaatagtgtaaaaagattgtgtgtgtgtttctgtgtgtgtgtgtgcgtgtgtgtgtttgtggtgtatgtgagcgtgtgtgtgtttgtggtgtgtgtgtgtgtgtgtgtgtgtgtgtgtgtgtgtgtgtgtgtgtgtgtgtgtgtggtgtgtgtgtgtgtatgtgtggtgtggggggggggggacataCTGACGACACTCACCTGTGCCAAGGCCCTCCATTCCTGGAATGTCATCACCAAAACTACACAAAAATTAGAAGATAGTGAGAAACTACTAATTACAAactataggtgtgtgtgtcaagtcaagtcaagaagctttttattgtgtgtgtatatgtgtgtgtgtgtgtgtgtgtgtgtgtgtgtgtgtgtgtgtgtgtgtgtgtgtgtgtgtgtgtgtgtgtgtgtgtgtgtaactcacCCTTTCTGGCCAGGTTTAGGTGCCTTACTCTTAAATGTACGTGTTTGTCTCTGTTTAAATTTGGGTGGGCCCTTTTTTGGTGTTGTTGGACCGACTCCACCTGCTGGAGCTGATAAAGCACTTCCTGCAGGGGGTGCTGAGTTCATTCTGAtagaagggagagaaagagggagggagagagagagagagagagagagagagagagagagagagagagagagagagagagagagagagagagagagagttttttttatctcagctGCTCCCTGACCTTCATTGTTCAGTTAAATACTAATTGGATTACACACTAATCTAAGAATTAAgacttgatgtgtgtgtgtgtgtgtgtgtgtgtgtgtgtgtgtgtgtgtgtgtgtgtgtgtgtgtgtgtgtgtctgtgtgtgtgtgtgtgtgtgtgtgtgtgtgtgtgtgtgtgtgtgtgtgtgtgtgtgtgtgtgtgtctgtgtgtgtgtgtgtgtgtgtgtgtgtgtgtgtgtgtgtgtgtgtgtgtgtgtgtgtgtgtgtgtgtgtgtgtattaaaggaGGCAGCAGATGTCATTTACTGGATTACTGAAGATTACACAAGACAGTATGTAGATTAGAAGTCTCACATCCCAGTGTTTTCCATGTTACACTAAAGCCCTGGGTGAAGCAGAGTCACCACCCTGAGGATGAACAGCACGTCACCATGACGATGTTCTTCTCCTTCAACAGCTCTTTATGTCAAATCAGAATTTTTAAATATGACCTGACTATAAATCGCTAAAAAGTATGACGTGGGTAATGTTGTGCAAATTCATCGTCTGTTGTCTCGTCTGTCCTGAAGATCTTCACCTCTGTCTGTTCCACAGagctgacactagagactccttcaccacatcgcacacacacacacacacacacacacacacacacacacacacacacacacacacacacacacacacacacacacaagcaaacgaGTCCCATGATTAGCCTCTTATAGGTTAAGGACTAAGTGCAGAAGTCTGGGTCACCTTCACCTCATGAACATCAGATGAACCAGAGGGGGGTCTCAAAGTCGTTGTCCCAAAACATAATAATTTCAGTGTATACAAAATGTACGACACACACAACCTGTacgacacacacaacatgtatgACAcacacggtacaacacacacacaacatgtacgACAcacacggtacaacacacacacacaatatgtatgacacacacaacatgtacgACACACACggtacaacacatacacacaacatgtacgacacacacaacatgtatgACAcacacggtacaacacacacacaacatgtacgACAcacacggtacaacacacacacacaacatgtatgacacacacaacatgtacgACACACACggtacaacacatacacacaacatgtacGACAcacacggtacaacacacacacaacatgtacgACAcacacggtacaacacacacacaacatgtacgACAcacacggtacaacacacacacaacatgtatgACAgacacagtacaacacacaccatgtatgacacacgctacaacacacacacacagtatgacacacacaaaatgtatgaCAAACACAtggtatgacacacacacaacacacagacaacacacacacaaca
The Tachysurus fulvidraco isolate hzauxx_2018 chromosome 7, HZAU_PFXX_2.0, whole genome shotgun sequence DNA segment above includes these coding regions:
- the zgc:65811 gene encoding CD9 antigen isoform X1, whose amino-acid sequence is MALGGCGQICKWIIILFNILFILLGLSLLLGGLYLRFSADLPEQLKSNHFIFMVGLCMAIGAVILITSVIGDYGSCTENKSSLTVYCSLLFILAAAAAIGGGVAFVKNKEFSNHVAEFYATIYTQYLVTGDVIRAFMLKLFHNAFDCCGLGGTMQTLMGATSICPQRSSFLGIDVSTSSSCLPLIMTQLEASSVLTFFMVITGILITALVCAGFMCQQLSRPVLTSPPYIPLSQTPCSPSSINICSTIPPSFPPAYSTSTGQV
- the zgc:65811 gene encoding CD81 antigen isoform X2 — encoded protein: MALGGCGQICKWIIILFNILFILLGLSLLLGGLYLRFSADLPEQLKSNHFIFMVGLCMAIGAVILITSVIGDYGSCTENKSSLTVYCSLLFILAAAAAIGGGVAFVKNKEFSNHVAEFYATIYTQYLVTGDVIRAFMLKLFHNAFDCCGLGGTMQTLMGATSICPQRSSFLGIDVSTSSSCLPLIMTQLEASSVLTFFMVITGILFLVLVCSVMLVCSIKNSVHYSLPFYN
- the LOC113640138 gene encoding retinal cone rhodopsin-sensitive cGMP 3',5'-cyclic phosphodiesterase subunit gamma-like; protein product: MNSAPPAGSALSAPAGGVGPTTPKKGPPKFKQRQTRTFKSKAPKPGQKGFGDDIPGMEGLGTDFTVVCPWEAFGDMELSDLAKYGII